One window of Pectobacterium carotovorum genomic DNA carries:
- a CDS encoding antibiotic biosynthesis monooxygenase, whose translation MEIRIVATIQAKAEFIADVTATLKRLVSPSRQEAGNVQYDLHEVVDKLGLFVFFERWKNQDAVASHGQSEHFKRFLVELDGKTDSVDIKTLNFLG comes from the coding sequence ATGGAAATTCGTATTGTGGCCACTATTCAGGCAAAAGCAGAGTTCATTGCAGATGTTACTGCGACGCTAAAACGTTTGGTATCGCCAAGCCGACAGGAAGCAGGCAATGTGCAGTATGATCTGCATGAAGTTGTGGATAAACTAGGTTTGTTTGTGTTCTTCGAGCGTTGGAAGAATCAAGATGCAGTGGCATCACATGGGCAGAGTGAGCACTTTAAACGCTTCTTGGTGGAACTGGATGGTAAAACAGACAGTGTAGATATTAAGACGTTGAATTTTTTAGGCTAA
- the pyrC gene encoding dihydroorotase: MTAQPTILKIRRPDDWHIHLRDDQMLETVLPYTSRFFGRAIVMPNLTPPITSVASAIAYRQRILAAVPQGDNFHPLMTCYLTDALDANEIVSGFEQGVFTAAKLYPANATTNSSHGVTSVANISGILEQMQKIGMPLLIHGEVTDSAVDIFDREARFIETVLEPLRKQFPKLKVVLEHITTKEAAQYVVEGNDYLAATITPQHLMFNRNHMLVGGVRPHLYCLPILKRNTHQQALREAVAGGCDRLFLGTDSAPHAKHRKESSCGCAGVFNAQSALSTYATVFEEMNALDKLEAFCSLNGPRFYGLPVNDSWIELHRETVTFPEEIALGDESLIPFLAGQSLNWSVR; this comes from the coding sequence ATGACCGCACAGCCCACTATTCTTAAAATCCGTCGCCCTGACGATTGGCACATTCACCTGCGTGACGATCAGATGCTGGAAACCGTTCTCCCCTATACCAGCCGTTTCTTCGGCCGTGCGATTGTTATGCCTAACTTGACGCCGCCTATTACCAGCGTAGCCAGCGCTATCGCGTATCGTCAGCGTATTTTGGCCGCAGTCCCGCAGGGTGATAACTTTCATCCGCTGATGACGTGCTACCTGACCGATGCGCTTGATGCTAATGAAATCGTGAGTGGCTTTGAGCAAGGCGTCTTTACTGCGGCCAAACTCTATCCAGCCAATGCGACAACGAACTCCAGCCATGGGGTCACCAGTGTCGCCAATATTTCTGGCATTCTGGAACAAATGCAGAAAATTGGCATGCCGTTACTCATCCACGGTGAAGTTACCGACTCTGCCGTTGATATTTTCGATCGGGAAGCGCGCTTCATCGAAACCGTGCTGGAACCATTACGCAAACAGTTCCCTAAGTTGAAGGTCGTCCTTGAGCACATTACGACGAAAGAAGCCGCGCAGTATGTTGTTGAAGGTAACGATTATCTCGCCGCAACCATTACACCGCAGCATCTGATGTTTAACCGCAATCATATGCTGGTTGGTGGCGTTCGTCCCCACCTATATTGCCTACCCATCTTAAAACGCAATACGCATCAGCAGGCGCTACGTGAAGCGGTCGCTGGCGGCTGTGACCGACTTTTCCTCGGCACTGACTCCGCGCCCCATGCAAAACACAGAAAAGAGTCCAGCTGCGGCTGTGCCGGTGTGTTCAATGCTCAGTCGGCATTAAGTACCTACGCCACCGTTTTTGAAGAAATGAACGCGCTGGATAAACTCGAAGCATTCTGCTCCCTGAACGGCCCACGTTTTTATGGCCTGCCGGTAAACGACAGCTGGATTGAGCTTCATCGTGAAACCGTCACGTTCCCCGAAGAAATCGCTCTCGGCGACGAATCGCTAATCCCCTTCCTGGCTGGCCAAAGCCTCAACTGGTCAGTCCGTTAA
- the dinI gene encoding DNA damage-inducible protein I: protein MRVEITLAKTTPLPAGAVDALRHELEKRIHKIYPDTPIQVRYASANNLTVMGAGKEDKDRISEILQETWESADDWFTAE, encoded by the coding sequence ATGCGCGTAGAAATCACTCTTGCAAAGACAACGCCTTTACCCGCCGGCGCAGTCGACGCACTCAGGCATGAGCTGGAAAAGCGTATTCACAAAATTTATCCCGACACTCCCATTCAAGTTCGTTATGCATCCGCAAATAACCTGACAGTCATGGGGGCAGGCAAAGAGGACAAAGATCGTATCTCTGAAATCTTGCAGGAAACATGGGAAAGCGCCGACGACTGGTTTACCGCAGAGTAA
- the bssS gene encoding biofilm formation regulator BssS, whose product MDRKNEVIQTHPLVGWDISTVDSYDAMMIRLHYLSTSDQAPDEAHVDRTLWLTTDVARQLIHILEAGIAKIESTDCDASDYRKH is encoded by the coding sequence ATGGATAGAAAAAATGAAGTTATTCAGACACATCCTCTTGTAGGTTGGGACATCAGCACCGTTGACAGTTATGACGCCATGATGATCCGTTTGCACTACTTATCCACCTCGGACCAAGCACCAGATGAAGCACATGTAGACCGGACGCTTTGGCTAACGACCGATGTTGCAAGGCAACTGATACACATACTTGAAGCAGGTATTGCAAAAATCGAATCTACAGACTGTGACGCCAGTGATTATCGAAAACATTAG
- a CDS encoding cytochrome b — protein MLWRNTSSRYGHISILLHWIAALTVYGMFALGLWMVTLGYYNIWYHRAPEIHKAIGVLFFAILIFRVVWRFISPPPPPLKSYSTLTRVSATLAHIALYVILFAILISGYLISTAEGHSISVFGWFSVPAIVSGLTDQADIAGDVHLYLAWAVVALSALHGLAALKHHFIDGDNTLKRMLGRNVP, from the coding sequence ATGCTTTGGCGTAATACCTCTTCTCGTTATGGCCATATCAGCATTCTTTTGCACTGGATTGCAGCGTTAACCGTTTATGGCATGTTCGCTTTAGGACTGTGGATGGTCACATTAGGGTACTACAATATTTGGTATCACCGTGCTCCAGAGATTCACAAAGCCATTGGCGTGTTGTTCTTTGCCATCTTAATCTTTCGCGTGGTGTGGCGTTTTATCTCCCCACCGCCTCCGCCGTTGAAAAGCTATTCCACATTAACCCGCGTCAGCGCGACGCTGGCTCATATTGCGCTTTATGTCATTCTTTTCGCCATTCTCATTAGTGGATATCTCATTTCCACTGCCGAAGGGCATTCTATCTCAGTTTTTGGCTGGTTTTCTGTTCCGGCCATTGTCAGCGGCTTGACGGATCAGGCCGATATAGCAGGCGACGTGCATCTTTATCTTGCATGGGCGGTGGTTGCCTTATCAGCACTGCACGGTTTAGCCGCATTAAAACACCACTTTATCGATGGTGATAACACGTTGAAACGGATGTTGGGTCGCAACGTTCCTTAA
- a CDS encoding YceI family protein has translation MKKTLLSLTAVSMLASAGSALAAEYKFDKEGQHAFIEFRIKHLGYSWLYGSFNDFDGAFTFDEKNPSADKVNVTINTNSVDTNHAERDKHLRSAEFLNVTKHPQATFTSTEVKKDGEDYDITGNLTLNGVTKPVKLDAKLIGQGDDPWGNYRAGFQAEGTIKLKDFNITTDLGPASQDVELIIAVEGVRQK, from the coding sequence CTGAAGAAAACACTACTGAGCCTGACCGCTGTATCCATGCTTGCCTCTGCCGGTTCTGCACTGGCGGCAGAATACAAGTTCGATAAAGAAGGCCAGCACGCGTTTATCGAATTCCGCATTAAACACCTCGGTTACAGCTGGCTTTACGGCAGCTTTAACGACTTCGATGGTGCCTTTACCTTTGATGAGAAAAACCCATCAGCAGATAAAGTGAATGTCACTATCAACACCAACAGCGTTGACACTAACCACGCAGAACGTGACAAGCACCTTCGCAGTGCAGAATTTTTAAACGTTACCAAGCATCCGCAGGCAACGTTTACGTCCACTGAAGTGAAGAAAGACGGTGAAGATTACGATATTACCGGCAACCTGACCTTAAATGGCGTTACCAAGCCCGTTAAGCTGGATGCCAAACTCATCGGTCAGGGTGATGACCCGTGGGGTAACTATCGTGCAGGTTTTCAAGCCGAAGGCACTATCAAGCTGAAAGACTTCAACATCACGACGGATTTGGGTCCAGCTTCACAGGATGTAGAACTGATTATTGCTGTTGAAGGCGTTCGCCAGAAATAA
- a CDS encoding rhodanese-related sulfurtransferase, whose translation MPVLHNRISNEELKARMLAETEPRTTVSFYKYFTIDDPKAFRDCLYIQLEQYKVFGRIYIATEGINAQISVPNNQFDAFKAALFSAHPALDQIRLNIALEDDGKSFWVLRMKVRERIVADGIDDPTFNPANVGQYLKADQVNAMADDPDTVFVDMRNHYEYEVGHFENALEVPSDTFREQLPMAVEMLDEVRDKNIVMYCTGGIRCEKASAYMLHHGFKNVYHVEGGIIEYTRQAKAQGLPLKFIGKNFVFDERMGERISDDVIAHCHQCGASCDSHTNCRNEGCHLLFIQCPNCAAKYEGCCSTQCQDETKLPLEEQRAIRSGRENGMKIFNKSKGLLQSTLHIPAPVAKDKAE comes from the coding sequence ATGCCAGTGTTACATAACCGAATTTCTAATGAGGAACTGAAGGCGCGTATGCTTGCGGAAACCGAGCCGCGTACCACAGTTTCCTTCTATAAATATTTTACGATTGACGATCCAAAAGCCTTTCGCGATTGTCTGTATATTCAGCTTGAGCAATATAAGGTCTTCGGGCGTATTTATATTGCCACTGAAGGGATTAACGCCCAAATCAGCGTACCCAATAATCAGTTCGATGCCTTTAAAGCTGCATTGTTCAGTGCGCATCCGGCACTCGATCAGATTCGCTTAAACATCGCTTTGGAAGATGACGGGAAATCGTTCTGGGTGTTGCGTATGAAAGTACGCGAACGGATTGTTGCCGATGGCATTGACGATCCTACTTTTAACCCGGCGAATGTCGGGCAATATCTGAAAGCCGATCAGGTCAATGCGATGGCTGACGATCCTGATACTGTATTTGTTGATATGCGTAATCATTACGAATACGAAGTCGGGCATTTCGAGAATGCGCTGGAAGTCCCATCGGATACCTTTCGCGAGCAGCTACCGATGGCGGTTGAAATGCTGGACGAGGTGCGTGATAAAAATATTGTCATGTACTGCACGGGCGGTATCCGTTGCGAGAAGGCCAGCGCTTACATGCTGCATCACGGCTTTAAGAACGTGTATCACGTCGAGGGCGGCATTATCGAGTATACGCGTCAGGCTAAAGCTCAGGGTTTACCGCTGAAGTTTATCGGCAAGAATTTCGTGTTTGATGAACGGATGGGAGAGCGTATCTCTGATGACGTTATCGCGCATTGCCATCAGTGCGGAGCGTCGTGTGATAGTCACACTAACTGCCGTAATGAAGGGTGCCATCTTCTGTTTATCCAATGTCCGAACTGTGCCGCAAAGTACGAAGGCTGTTGCAGTACGCAGTGTCAGGATGAAACGAAGTTGCCACTCGAAGAGCAAAGGGCGATACGCAGCGGGCGTGAAAATGGGATGAAGATCTTCAATAAATCCAAAGGATTGTTGCAGTCAACATTGCACATTCCTGCACCCGTAGCGAAAGATAAGGCTGAATAG
- a CDS encoding NADH:flavin oxidoreductase/NADH oxidase yields MSQLFSPVSLGKLELPNRIIIAPMCQYSAEDGKATAWHTMHLGNLSHSGAGLLIIEATAVSPEGRISPHDLGLWDDATEQALAGVIQSVKTYSGMPLGIQLGHAGRKASTGVPWSGRAFLHPEQGGWQTIAPSAVPYNASDATPQAMSEPQIRALINAFVDSAKRADRLGFDLIEIHAAHGYLLHQFLSPLTNQRTDGYGGSLQNRMRLVVEIYRAIRDVFPEHKAVGVRISATDGVEGSWDLEQSVQLSKALHELGCDFIHVSSGGLSPLQQIHPAPNYQVPYAQRIKQEVGITTIAVGLITEPEQAEAIVATGEADAIGLARAILFDPRWPWHAAARLGAQVSAPAQYWRSEPHYARGIFKQ; encoded by the coding sequence ATGAGTCAGCTTTTCTCCCCCGTATCGCTTGGTAAACTCGAACTGCCCAACCGAATCATCATTGCCCCCATGTGTCAGTATTCAGCTGAGGACGGCAAGGCGACAGCCTGGCATACGATGCATTTAGGTAACTTGTCACATTCTGGCGCTGGATTGCTCATTATCGAAGCTACCGCGGTTTCGCCAGAAGGTCGGATCTCCCCGCACGACCTTGGTTTATGGGATGACGCGACAGAGCAGGCTCTTGCTGGCGTGATTCAGTCTGTCAAAACCTATTCTGGCATGCCCCTCGGCATACAGCTGGGGCACGCGGGTCGCAAAGCCTCAACGGGCGTTCCGTGGAGCGGACGGGCATTTCTGCATCCAGAACAGGGAGGATGGCAGACTATCGCGCCATCGGCTGTCCCTTACAACGCCAGTGATGCAACACCACAGGCCATGTCAGAACCGCAAATCCGTGCGCTAATTAACGCGTTCGTTGACTCAGCTAAACGTGCGGATCGTCTGGGCTTTGATCTGATAGAGATTCACGCTGCTCACGGCTATTTACTGCACCAGTTCCTTTCGCCGCTGACAAATCAGCGCACGGATGGCTATGGCGGTTCGCTTCAAAATCGGATGCGTCTGGTCGTTGAAATTTACCGCGCGATACGCGACGTTTTCCCTGAACATAAAGCCGTTGGTGTGCGCATTTCTGCGACAGATGGTGTGGAAGGCAGCTGGGATCTGGAACAGTCCGTACAGCTCAGTAAAGCACTGCACGAATTGGGCTGCGATTTCATCCATGTATCCAGTGGTGGACTATCACCATTACAGCAGATTCATCCTGCGCCTAATTATCAGGTTCCCTATGCGCAGAGGATTAAACAAGAAGTTGGTATTACGACCATCGCCGTTGGATTGATCACCGAACCGGAACAGGCTGAAGCGATCGTTGCAACCGGTGAGGCAGATGCTATCGGGCTGGCTCGCGCGATACTCTTCGATCCTCGCTGGCCGTGGCATGCGGCCGCCAGACTCGGCGCACAGGTATCCGCCCCTGCACAGTACTGGCGTAGCGAACCACACTACGCCCGAGGCATTTTCAAACAATAA
- a CDS encoding LpxL/LpxP family Kdo(2)-lipid IV(A) lauroyl/palmitoleoyl acyltransferasee translates to MTQIPSFNRSLLHPRYWLTWLGIGILYLIVLLPYPVIYRIGTTLGYLAMRLLPKRVKIAARNLELCFPDMPQAERDALVRKNFESVGMGVVETGMAWFWPNWRLERWFTVTGLEHIHPENEREQGVLLIGLHFLTLELGARVFGMHNPGIGVYRPNDNKLIDWLQTWGRLRSNKSMLDRKDLKGMIRALKQGDIIWYAPDHDYGPRSSVFAPLFAVDTAATTRGSYMLIKTALPAIVPFVPRRLPEGKGYELLIQPAEQGAPVDNETATAAWMNNVVEQNILLALDQYMWLHRRFKTRPEGEPSLY, encoded by the coding sequence ATGACACAAATCCCTTCTTTTAATCGTTCATTGCTACATCCGCGCTACTGGCTCACCTGGTTGGGCATCGGTATCCTTTACCTGATCGTTTTGCTGCCCTACCCCGTTATTTATCGTATCGGTACCACGCTCGGCTATCTGGCCATGCGCCTGCTACCAAAGCGCGTCAAGATTGCCGCTCGCAACCTTGAACTGTGTTTCCCCGACATGCCACAGGCTGAGCGGGATGCATTAGTCAGGAAGAATTTTGAATCGGTCGGCATGGGCGTAGTTGAAACGGGTATGGCCTGGTTTTGGCCGAATTGGCGTCTCGAACGCTGGTTTACGGTTACAGGCCTTGAGCACATACATCCTGAGAACGAGCGGGAGCAAGGCGTATTGCTGATCGGACTGCATTTTTTAACGTTGGAACTCGGTGCGCGAGTTTTTGGTATGCACAATCCGGGAATCGGCGTGTATCGTCCGAATGATAACAAGCTGATTGACTGGTTACAGACGTGGGGAAGGCTGCGCTCCAATAAATCCATGCTGGACCGGAAAGATCTTAAGGGCATGATACGCGCCCTCAAACAGGGGGACATAATCTGGTATGCCCCAGATCACGATTATGGCCCGCGCAGTAGCGTATTCGCCCCGTTGTTTGCCGTAGACACCGCGGCAACCACCCGCGGGAGCTATATGCTGATAAAAACGGCGCTTCCGGCAATCGTCCCATTTGTGCCACGCCGACTGCCCGAAGGAAAAGGTTATGAATTACTGATTCAGCCTGCTGAACAGGGTGCACCTGTAGATAATGAAACTGCGACTGCCGCCTGGATGAACAACGTTGTTGAACAGAACATTCTGCTCGCACTGGATCAATACATGTGGCTACATCGCCGTTTTAAAACGCGCCCGGAAGGCGAACCGTCACTTTATTAA
- the mdoH gene encoding glucans biosynthesis glucosyltransferase MdoH: MNKSTSSLDYIEKLPLPAEQAEVLREKLPQAAWNDQAVLHHALSEGKQSEGNQVNVQAEGDVALHSVQARLEMTWADGLDNGKQLGTDREGRTALKAMPVITRASMFPDVWRTNPLLRWWESLLGRTVPPRPHYSPEEKISENRWRLVGTIRRYILLALTLFQTAIATWYMKTILPYQGWALIDPFEMAGQPWTRSLMQLLPYVLQSGILVLFAVLFCWVSAGFWTALMGFLQLLIGRDKYSISSTTVGNEALNPEHRTALIMPICNEDVERVFAGLRATYESVEATGNLEHFDIYVLSDSNDPDICVAEQKAWMELCRDVGGAGRIFYRRRRRRVKRKSGNIDDFCRRWGNQYSYMVILDADSVMSGECLTSLVRLMEANPNAGIIQSSPKASGMDTLYARCQQFATRVYGPLFTAGLHFWQLGESHYWGHNAIIRVKPFIEHCALAPLPGEGSFAGAILSHDFVEAALMRRAGWGVWIAYDLPGSYEELPPNLLDELKRDRRWCHGNLMNFRLFLVKGMHPVHRAVFLTGVMSYLSAPLWFMFLVLSTALQVVHTLMEPQYFLQPRQLFPVWPQWRPELAIALFSTTLVLLFLPKLLSVILVWAKGAKEYGGAVRVFLSLLLEMLFSVLLAPVRMLFHTVFVVSAFLGWSVQWNSPQRDDDATPWSEAFVRHGSQLILGLVWAIGMAWLDLRFLWWLSPIVFSLILSPFVSVYSSRAVLGLSCKRAKLLMIPEEFNPPRELVATDEYCRLNHQRRLDNGFIQAVFDPSVNALASAMATARHRFSQAIEDVREQNVRDALNRKPEEVSNNQRLALLSDPVTISRLHYHVWQKPEAYTAWVESYQKLPALHIKS, from the coding sequence ATGAATAAGTCAACTTCCTCTCTCGATTATATTGAGAAACTTCCTCTGCCTGCCGAGCAGGCAGAGGTTCTTCGCGAAAAATTACCGCAAGCGGCCTGGAACGATCAGGCCGTTTTGCATCATGCCTTGTCTGAAGGTAAACAGTCTGAAGGTAACCAGGTTAATGTTCAGGCAGAAGGCGATGTTGCACTGCATTCCGTGCAGGCTCGTCTTGAAATGACCTGGGCTGATGGTCTGGACAACGGTAAACAGCTCGGCACAGACAGAGAAGGGCGGACGGCATTAAAAGCGATGCCTGTCATTACCCGTGCTTCTATGTTCCCTGACGTCTGGCGGACAAACCCACTGCTCCGCTGGTGGGAAAGTCTGTTGGGTCGTACTGTGCCGCCTCGCCCTCATTACAGCCCAGAAGAGAAAATTTCCGAAAACCGCTGGCGTTTGGTAGGGACGATCCGTCGCTATATTCTGCTGGCGTTGACGTTGTTCCAAACGGCGATCGCAACCTGGTACATGAAAACCATCCTGCCTTATCAGGGCTGGGCGCTCATCGATCCGTTTGAAATGGCGGGGCAGCCCTGGACGCGTTCGCTGATGCAACTGCTTCCTTATGTACTGCAAAGCGGCATACTGGTTCTGTTCGCGGTACTGTTCTGCTGGGTGTCGGCCGGGTTCTGGACCGCCTTAATGGGGTTCCTGCAACTGCTGATTGGTCGAGATAAATACAGTATCTCTTCCACGACGGTGGGTAACGAGGCGCTGAACCCTGAGCATCGCACGGCGTTAATCATGCCGATTTGTAACGAAGACGTAGAACGCGTGTTTGCGGGATTGCGTGCGACGTATGAATCGGTTGAAGCGACGGGCAACCTTGAGCATTTTGATATTTACGTCCTGAGCGACAGTAACGACCCCGATATTTGCGTGGCAGAGCAAAAAGCCTGGATGGAGCTGTGCCGTGATGTTGGTGGAGCAGGGCGTATCTTCTATCGCCGTCGCCGTCGTCGTGTCAAACGTAAGAGCGGAAATATCGATGATTTCTGCCGCCGCTGGGGTAATCAGTATAGCTATATGGTGATTCTGGATGCCGATAGCGTGATGAGCGGTGAATGTCTGACGTCTCTGGTCAGACTGATGGAAGCGAATCCGAACGCCGGTATCATCCAGTCCTCGCCGAAAGCCTCTGGCATGGATACGCTGTACGCACGTTGCCAGCAGTTTGCAACGCGTGTCTATGGGCCGCTGTTCACCGCCGGCCTGCATTTTTGGCAACTGGGTGAGTCGCATTACTGGGGCCATAACGCGATTATCCGCGTTAAACCGTTCATCGAGCACTGTGCTCTGGCACCGCTGCCGGGTGAAGGCTCGTTCGCAGGCGCTATTCTTTCTCACGACTTCGTTGAAGCGGCGCTGATGCGTCGTGCGGGATGGGGCGTGTGGATCGCATACGATCTGCCTGGAAGCTATGAAGAGCTGCCGCCTAACCTGTTGGATGAACTGAAACGTGACCGCCGCTGGTGCCATGGTAACCTGATGAATTTCCGGTTGTTCCTGGTTAAAGGCATGCATCCGGTTCACCGTGCCGTGTTCCTTACTGGTGTGATGTCTTATCTGTCTGCACCGCTGTGGTTTATGTTCTTGGTGCTCTCTACAGCCTTACAGGTTGTGCATACACTGATGGAACCACAGTACTTCTTGCAGCCTCGACAGCTGTTCCCCGTTTGGCCACAGTGGCGGCCTGAACTGGCTATCGCACTCTTTTCAACGACATTAGTCTTGCTGTTCTTACCAAAACTGTTGAGCGTGATTCTGGTGTGGGCGAAAGGGGCAAAAGAGTACGGCGGTGCTGTCCGAGTATTCCTTTCTCTGCTGCTGGAAATGCTATTCTCGGTTCTGCTGGCACCGGTTCGTATGCTGTTCCATACGGTGTTTGTAGTCAGTGCGTTTCTCGGCTGGTCGGTGCAGTGGAATTCTCCACAGCGTGACGATGATGCGACGCCGTGGAGCGAAGCATTTGTGCGCCACGGTTCCCAGCTGATTCTCGGACTGGTCTGGGCGATTGGCATGGCATGGTTGGATCTGCGCTTCTTGTGGTGGCTGTCACCGATTGTCTTCTCACTGATTCTGTCGCCATTCGTGTCGGTTTATTCGAGCCGTGCGGTCTTGGGGCTGAGCTGTAAGCGTGCGAAGCTGTTGATGATTCCGGAAGAGTTTAATCCGCCACGCGAACTGGTCGCTACGGATGAATATTGCCGATTGAACCACCAACGTAGACTCGATAACGGGTTTATACAGGCTGTCTTTGATCCGTCAGTTAACGCCCTTGCCAGTGCAATGGCAACGGCGCGTCATCGCTTTAGCCAGGCAATTGAAGACGTACGTGAGCAGAATGTGCGTGATGCTTTGAATCGCAAGCCGGAAGAGGTGAGCAATAATCAGCGTCTGGCATTGCTTAGCGATCCTGTTACGATCTCGCGCTTGCACTACCATGTGTGGCAAAAACCAGAAGCGTATACTGCGTGGGTTGAGTCTTACCAAAAACTTCCCGCACTTCATATCAAAAGCTAA